The genomic window TCTCCCGTGGGGAGATGCTGGTGCACCCGGATAACTTGCCGATCCGCGACCGTAATTTCGAGGCCATGCTGGTGTGGATGGATGAGGAAGCCATGGACGTGAACAAGCAGTTCTACATCAAGCAGACCACTCATACGACACGTGCCCGTGTGGATAGTATCCGCTATAAGGTGAACGTGAACACGATGGAGCAATCTTCCGTGGATCATCTGGAGCTGAACGAGATCGGCCGTGTGGTATTTACTACCGGCAAGGAGTTGTTCTTCGATCCGTATAGGAGGAATAAGCAAACCGGCTCGTTTATCTTGATCGATCCGATTACGAATAATACGTCCGCCGTGGGTATGATCATCGACCGTGTGGACGCTAAAGATATGGTGACGGAAGACGCTTTGGCTACCTTGAACCTCCCGGAGATGGGAATCGGAGAGGAGCACTATGAGGCGATCCGTAAGGTTTGTGAGGAGTTGGGCCGGCAGGGCGTATCTGTGAAATGTATAACGGAAAAACGATAGGATATGGGATTGTTGGAGTTTGATAAGCTACCGATCAATACGTTGGTCGGGGCGGATTGGGATACGTTCAGGAAGGTGACGGCCCGGCAGCAGATAGACAAGGGCTTTAAGGGTAAGTATCGCCTTACGACCGGTGTTTGCCGCCTGTTGAGCGCCTTGAAGCCGATCGAGGATAGCCGGTTCAAGAAATTGGCCGATAAGCCGCTGGAGATGGACCCCTTGTTTATCTTGGGGCATTGGCGGAGTGGTACGACCTTTGTACATAACATCTTCGCCTGCGATAAGCATTTCGGTTATACCACGACGTACCAGACGGTATTCCCGCACCTGATGCTCTGGGGGCAGCCTTTCTTCAAGAAGAACATGGCTTTCTTGATGCCGGATAAGCGTCCGACCGATAATATGGAGTTGAAGGTGGATCTTCCGCAAGAGGAGGAGTTCGCCTTGTCGAACATGATGCCTTATACATATTATAATTTCTGGTTCTTCCCGAAACGCTGGATGGAGTATTGCGATCGTTACTTATTGTTTAACGATATCACGGAGGAGGAGCGGCGGATCTTCATGGATACTTTCATGCGTCTGGTTAAGGTTTCCCTCTGGAATACGAACGGTACGCAGTATTTGAGCAAGAACCCACCGCATACGGGGCGTGTGAAGACATTGCTGGAGATGTTCCCGAACGCTAAGTTCATCTACTTGAAGCGAAATCCGTATACGGTATTCGAGAGTACCCGCAGTTTCTTTACGAATACGATCCAGCCATTGCGTTTGCAGGATATCACGAACGAGCAGATCGAGGCGAACTTCATCGAGGTATATCGCCGTCTTTTCTATAAGTACGAGGAAGAGAAGCACCTGATACCGGAAGGCAATCTGGTGGAAGTGAAGTTCGAGGATTTCGAGAAAGACGCTTTCGCCATGACGGAAAATATCTACGGGTCATTAAACTTACCCGGGTTTAAGGAGTCTAAGGTGGATATAGAGAAGTATCTGGGCAAGAAGAAGGGCTACAAGAAGAACCAATACAAGTACGAGGATCGTACGGTCCGGCTCGTAGAGGAAAATTGGGGCATGGCCTTGAAGGAATGGGGCTATAGCTTATAAATAAAGGGTTAGATAGGTATTAAATTGATAGAGGGATGGGTTTGAGTTTAAGAAAGAAAGCGTTATTTTTGGCAATCGCTTGTATGCCTTTGTCCGTGGTTCTTGCGGACGGGGATGGGGTGACATCGGAGAATGTGGTGCCCTTCGCTTATGGAGACATGGATAATTGGATTGTCCGTGAGATTCATGAGTCTGGCATTATCGGGGGAAATACGAAATGGCTTTATGAGCTGGGGCCCTCGGATACGATTGTCGGTAATACGGCGTTTCGTAATATGGGCGGTTCTCCGTGGGCTACTTCCAACGTGATGGCGAAAGTGGCGGGAGTGGTGAAAACCAATACGTCTGTTTTCCCGGAGAAACGGGGGGATGGGATGTGCGCCCGCATGGAGACCCGTTATGAGAGCGTGAAGGTTTTCGGTTTGGTGGATATCGAGGTGATCGCCGCCGGCTCCGTTTTCTTGGGTACGGTGCATGAGCCGATCAAGGGAACAAAGAACCCCCAAGCGATGTTACAATCAGGAGTGCCTTTCTCCAAGAAGCCGAAAGCGTTGCGGTTTGATTATAAGGTGAAAGCCGCTCCCGAGAAGAATCGGGTACGTAGTACGGGGTTCAGCCGTAAGAGTACGGTGGCCGGGCAGGATTCCTTGGCGGTGATCTTGTTGTTGCAGAAACGATGGGAAGACGAGGAAGGGAATGTTTATTCCAAGCGGGTCGGTACGATGGTGCAACGCTATACGGAATCTACCCCTGATTGGGTAAATGACGCTACTTACCCGATCCTTTATGGAAATATAACATCCAAGCCCGAATATAAACCGTATATGCGTATACAAGTAGAGGAACGTTATACGTTAAATAGTAAAGGAAAAAGCGTTCCTATCCAAGAGGTAGGCTGGGCGGAGCCGGGCGAGGCACCTACGCATATGGTGTTGCAGTTCACCTCCAGCCACGGAGGGGCCTATATCGGCTCTCCGGGAAATACGTTTTGGATAGACAACGTAGAATTAATATACTAATATGGTCGAAGCAAAGATAAAAGCCCTGCGTGATGAGCTGGAGCGGCATAATTATAATTATTATGTGCTTTCGGCACCGACAATATCAGACTTTGAGTTTGATAAGATGATGAAAGAGTTGCAGGAACTGGAGGCGGCGCATCCCGAGTTCGCCGATCCGGATTCCCCGACTCGGCGAGTGGGGAGCGACCTCTCGAAAGAGTTTGAGCAAGTAGTACATAAATATCCGATGCTTTCGTTGGGTAATACGTACTCCGAGGATGAGATCCGAGATTTTTATGATCGTACGGTCCGCTCCTTGAATGAGCCTTTCGAGATTGTGGCGGAGCTTAAATATGATGGCACTTCTATCTCTTTGACCTATGAGAAAGGACGCTTGACGCGTGCCGTGACCCGTGGCGACGGTACTCGTGGTGATGACGTGACGGCGAATATCAAGACCATCCGTTCGGTTCCATTAAGACTCCGGGGTTCTGATTTTCCGGAGGAGTTCGAGATCCGTGGCGAGGTATTGCTGCCTTGGGCGGAGTTCGATCGCTTGAATAAGGAGCGGGAGGAGCAGGAGGAACCCTTGTTCGCCAATCCTCGCAATGCCGCTTCCGGTACGTTGAAACAGCAGAACCCGGCTATCGTGGCCTCCCGTAAGCTGGATGCTTATTTCTATTATTTATTGGGTGAGAACCTGCCGGCCGAAGGGCATTATGAGAATTTGCAGGCGGCTCGCGCATGGGGTTTTAAGATTCCGGACGTGATCCGTAAATGCCAGAGCCTACAGGATATATTCGATTATATCGCTTATTGGGATGTGGAACGTAAGAACCTGCCCGTGGCGACGGATGGAATCGTGTTGAAGGTAAACTCGCTTCGTCAGCAGAGGAACTTAGGTTTTACGTCGAAAAGCCCTCGCTGGGCGATCGCTTATAAGTTTCAGGCGGAGCGTGCCGAGACTCGCTTGAACTCGGTCTCTTTCCAAGTGGGACGGACGGGGACGGTCACTCCGGTGGCGAACCTCGAGCCCGTATTGTTGGCGGGGACGGTGGTGAAGCGGGCTTCCCTGCATAACGCCGATATTATCGAGGGGCTTGACTTGCATATCGGCGACCAAGTGTATGTGGAGAAAGGCGGGGAGATCATCCCGAAGATCGTGGGAGTGAACGTGGAGGCTCGTTCGATGCTGATGGGGGATAAGGTCCGCTTTATCCGTGTGTGTCCGGAGTGCGGGACTCCTTTGGTGCGTCCGGAGGGAGAGGCGGCGCATTACTGTCCGAACGAGTCGGGCTGTCCTCCTCAGATCAAGGGGCGTATAGAGCATTTCGTGACCCGGAAGGCGATGAATATCAATATAGGCCCGGAAACGGTGGAGGATTTGTACAACGCCGGTTATGTAAAAGACTCGGCGGACTTATATACGTTGACGGTTGCCGATTTATTGCGTCTGGAACGGTGGGCGGAGAAGAGCGCCCAGAATCTGATGTCGAGTCTGGAGGAATCCAAGCAAGTTCCTTTTGAGAGGGTCTTGTTCGGTCTGGGGATTCGTTTCGTGGGAGAGACGGTCGCTAAACGCTTGGTCTCGGCTTTCCATTCGATCGAGGCATTGGAGCAGGCGTCCTTAGAGGATTTGGTAGCCGTGGACGAGATCGGCGAGCGGATCGCCCAGAGTGTATTGAGTTATTTCTCGGACGAGAAGAACCGTACGTTGGTGAACCGATTAAAGGAACAGGGCTTGCGGATGGCGGTTTCCGAGGAGCAATTGGCGAACCGTTCCGAGAAGTTGAAAGGATTGACGATCGTGATCAGCGGGACATTTTCCAAGCATTCACGTGACGAGTATAAGGCGATGATTGAGCAACATGGCGGCAAGAATAGCGGCTCCGTCTCAGGGAAGACCGATTATATCCTTGCCGGCGAGAATATGGGACCGGCCAAGCTGGAGAAAGCGGCGAAGCTGGGTGTGAAGATTATCAACGAGGATGCGTTCTTAAATATGCTGGAATAAATGTTTACGAATTATTTTATCAAGAAGAAGATACAGGCTTTAGTGTCGGACGCCGGGGGGCGTCCGCATCGTTCCCTTTCCTTGGATGAGGCACGTTCGCTTTTGGTCTTGTATAATATAGAGGATCACGAGGACGTCATGAGGGCCTTGGAGCCTTTGCGCAAGGCGAAGAAGGATATCAAGACGTGTGTGTATGTGCCGTCCGGAGGAGCGGATATTCCTTTCGACGATTCCAATATTCCTGTACATTCAAAGAGCGATCTCAATGCGTGGGGATTCCCTTCAGATAGTGTCTTGGAAAAGGTGGGCGCTCTCAAGGCGGATATCTTGATCGATATCACCCGGCCGGGTTGTTATGCCTTGCAATACATCGCTCTCCGGCATCCATCCGCCTTCAAGGTCGGGATTAAGTATCCGGGCCAAGAATGGTACGACTTAGGCTTGACTGTAACAGATAAGGACGATATTCAGTATTTATTCGGACAGATATTATTTTATTTGCGTTCCATCCGTGCTAAATGATATAATTTCCTTATTTTTGCAGTGCTAAATAACAAAAAGGAATATTTTCCCCATGGCAGACATAAATTTAAAAGGAATGGGTGTGGCGTTGATCACGCCATTCAAGGAAGATGAGAGTGTAGATTACGAGGCGTTAGGCAAGCTGGTGGATTATCAGGTGCAGAACGGTACGGATTATTTGGTAGTGCTGGGAACTACAGCGGAAACTCCTACACTTACGGAAGAAGAAAAGAAAAACATTATAAGCTTGGTAGTGACTCGTGTACGGGGCCGTATCCCTATCGTATTAGGCGTGGGAGGTAATTGTACACGGTCGGTTGTCGAGAAGTTGAAGACAGATAATTTTGAGGGTATCGACGCTATCCTCTCGGTCGTACCTTATTATAATAAGCCTTCCCAAGAAGGGATTTACCAGCATTACAAGGCGATCGCCAACGCTACCCATTTACCGATCGTACTCTATAACGTACCGGGGCGTACGGGCGTGAACATGACGGCTGAGACTACGCTTCGCATCGCCCGTGAGTTCGATAACGTGATCGCCGTGAAAGAGGCTTCCGGCAATATCACCCAGATGGATGATATCATCAAGAACAAGCCGGCCCGTTTCAACGTGATCTCCGGTGACGATGGTATTACTTTCCCTTTAATGACATTAGGTGCGGTGGGAGTGATCTCCGTGATCGGTAACGCCTTCCCTCGTGAGTTTAGCCGTATGGTACGTCTGGCCTTGGCGGGTGATTATGATAGCGCACGTACGATCCATCACAGCTTCACGGAGCTGTTCAGCCTGTTGTTCGTGGATGGAAATCCTGCCGGAGCGAAGAGTATGTTAAATATGATGGGCTTTATCGAGAATAAGCTTCGTTTGCCTTTGGTTCCTACACGTATCGTCACGTATGAGAAGATCCGTGAGGTGTTGCGACAGTTGAGCATTAAGTGCTGATCCGCTTTTAACGGCAACGATTCTTATTATTTATATAGGATAACAAAAGGGGCTTCATGTGTCATAGAGGGCATGTGAAGCCTTTTTCTATTGATATGCTCCAACTCCTCATACCGATACTTCAACCTTGATTTCGGTCACTTCATTATTTTATACGGGGCAGACAAACGCTTACCTTTTATTTTTGTAACTATTATATTAAATAAATGAAGTGATGTTTAAAGCGATTGTCCATTTTTCTATTCAGAAGAAACTATTCGTTGGGTTGACAACCTTGTTTCTGCTTCTGGGGGGAATCTATGCCATGATGACTTTACCGATAGATGCCGTACCGGATATAACGAACAATCAAGTGCAAATCGTGACGGTATCGCCAACCTTGGCCCCGCAAGAGGTAGAGCAATTGATCACCATGCCTATCGAGATAGCGATGAGTAATATCATGAACGTGGAAGAGATCCGCTCCGTTTCCCGCTTTGGCCTGTCATTGGTAACGGTCGTGTTTAAGGAAAGCGTGCCTACCTTGGATGCCCGCCAACTTATAAACGAGCAGATACAGACCGTGGCGGGAGAAATCCCCACGGAACTGGGTACGCCGGAGCTGATGCCTATCACGACCGGCTTGGGCGAGATTTATCAATATGTATTGAGCGTGGAGCCCGGTTATGAGGAGAAATACGACGCCATGGAACTCCGTACCATTCAGGACTGGATCGTGAAACGGCAACTGAGCGGTATACCGGGTATCGTGGAGATCAATAGCTTTGGCGGCTATCTGAAACAGTATGAGGTGGCGGTAGATCCGGATGCCCTTTATTCCTTGAATATTACGATCGGCGAGGTGTTCGAGGCGCTCAACCGGAATAACCAGAATACAGGCGGCAGTTATATCGAGAAAATCAATAAGGCTTACTACATCCGTAGCGAGGGAATGATCGGCAAGATAAAGGACATCGAGCGCATTGTGATCACGAACCGTGGAGGGATACCGATTCATATAAGCGATGTCGGCTCGGTTCGCTTTGGTTCCGCCAAGCGTTTTGGAGCCATGACAAAGGATGGCGAGGGAGAGTGCGTGGGCGGTATCGCCATGATGTTGAAGGGTGCGAACGCCAATGTCGTGACCAAGGAACTGGAGGCACGGGTCGAAAGGGTACAGAAAATGTTGCCGGAAGGTGTTCGTGTAGAACCTTATTTGAATCGTTCCGAATTGGTAGACCGAAATATATCCACCGTGATCCGTAACTTGATAGAGGGAGCGTTGATCGTCTTTATCGTATTGATCATCTTCTTGGGGAATGTGCGGGCCGGTTTGATCGTGGCTTCCGTGATCCCGTTGGCGATGCTTTTCGCTTTTATCTTGATGCGTGTTTTCGGGGTCTCCGCCAACCTGATGAGTTTGGGGGCCATCGATTTCGGTATCGTGGTCGATGGATCGATCGTTATATTGGAGGGGATGTTGGCGCATATCTATTCGAGGCGGTTGATGGGGCGTACGCTCTCTGCCGAGGAGATGGACCGGGAGGTCGAGGCCGGAGCCGGTCATGTCGCCCGGAGCGCTACCTTTGCCGTATTGATCATTTTGATCGTCTTCTTCCCGCTACTTACGCTGACCGGGATAGAGGGCAAGTATTTTACCCCCATGGCGAAGACCTTGGTATTTTGTATTATCGGAGCTTTGATCCTTTCGCTCACCTACGTGCCGATGATGGCCTCCCTGTTCCTAAAGCGTACGATCTCTTCGAAGCCTACATTCGCCGATCGTTTCTTCGGGAAATTAAATGGGGTTTACAGGCGTACGCTTCATTTCTGTCTGCGTCATATCTGGGGAACGATCGCTTGCTCTTTCGCGGCTCTGGCTGTGTCCCTTTTCTTATTCACGAGGTTAGGGGCGGAGTTTATCCCTACGCTGGATGAGGGGGATTTCGCCATGCAGATGACGCTTCCCGCCGGTAGTTCCCTGACGCATAGTATCGAGCTATCGAAGCAAGCGGAAGAGACCTTGATGAAGAGTTTCCCGGAGATCAAACACGTGGTAGCCAAGATCGGAACGGCCGAGGTTCCGACCGACCCGATGGCGGTGGAAGACGCAGATATCATGATCGTGATGAAACCTTTCAAGGAATGGACCTCGGCCTCCAGCCGTGCGGAGATGGTGGAGAAGATGAAGGCTTCCTTGGAACCGATTACGGGGGCGGAGTTTAACTTCAGCCAGCCGATCCAGCTTCGCTTCAATGAATTGATGACGGGAGCCAAGGCGGATATCGCGATCAAGCTATATGGAGAGGATATGGCGGAGCTTTATAAGAAGGCGAAGGAAGCTTCTCTTTTCGTGGAGCAAGTACCGGGAGCCGCCGATGTGATCGTGGAGCAGGCGATGGGGCTGCCGCAATTGGTCGTACACTACGACCGTGCCAAGATCGCCCGTTACGGGATGAATATAGAGGAGTTGAACACGATCATCCGTACGGCTTATGCGGGAGAGGCGGCGGGTGTCGTTTTCGAGAATGAGCGACGTTTCGACTTGGTGCTTCGTCTGGATAATGATAAAGTGGCGGATCTGAATTTGGATAAGCTCTTTGTACGGACTGCCGAGGGAATCCAGATCCCGGTTAGCGAGGTCGCTACGATCGAGCTGGTCAACGGGCCTCTACAGATTAACCGGGATGCCACGAAACGCCGTATCGTGATCGGGGTGAATGTCCGTGACGCTGATATCCAGAAAGTCGTGCGTACTATCCAAGAAACCCTTGACAAGCATATCAAGCTGGAACCGGGATACTACTTTGAGTATGGCGGCCAGTTCGAGAACTTGCGGAATGCGATCGATACGCTTACGATCGTGATACCGGTCGCCTTGTCATTGATCTTATTGCTGTTGTTCTTTGCCTTTAAGAGTGTTACCTACTCGCTGGTGGTATTTTCTACCGTCCCGTTATCCTTGATAGGGGGTATTCTGGCCCTTTGGTTACGAGGGTTGCCTTTCAGTATATCGGCGGGGGTCGGCTTTATCGCCTTGTTTGGCGTAGCGGTTTTGAATGGTATATTAATGATTAATCATTTTAATAACTTACGAAAACAAACTAAATATCAAATGACAACGAATCGTATCCTTGCGAAAGGATGTCCGCATCTACTTCGCCCCGTATTCTTGACCGGCTTGGTAGCTTCTCTAGGATTCGTGCCGATGGCGATAGCGAAGTCCGCGGGCGCGGAGGTGCAACGTCCGTTAGCGACGGTCGTGATCGGAGGCTTGATTGTCTCCACGATCTTGACGTTGATTATTATCCCGGTATTTTATCGGTTGGTAAATAGCTCGGCCGCTTGGAAGCGCCAACACTGGTTGAAGCGCCTATTGCCGTTTCTTCTTTTTTTAGGTATCTTATTCCCCACGCATGCCCAACAGACGGTGTCGTTGGAAGAAGCCGTGACGATCGCCTTGGAGAATCATCCTCGCCTGAAGACTGCCACGGCATCCATTGAACGTAGTCGTGCTTCACGGGGAGAGAGCTGGGAGGTGTCACCGACCACCTTTAATTATTCATGGGGGCAGATCAACGGTGAGACACGAAACGACAATCAGATGGAGATCACGCAATCCTTGGGCTCTCTATTGACCCCATTTTATAAGAACGCCTTGGTGAACCGTCAAGTCGCCACGGGAGAATATTACCGGGACTTGGTGAAGAAGGAGATTACGGCCGAGGTAAAACGGGCATGGGCTTATTATCAATATGCCTTTCATCTATGTGCCTTGTATAAAGAGCAGATCGAGTGGGCCGGACGTTTGCGAAAGGCAAGTCAGTTGCGTTATGAGCAAGGGGATATCACGCTATTGGAGCGGAATATGTCATCTACCTTGGTCGCCGATCTGCAAACCCGTTTGTCGCAGGCGGAGGAGGAGTTGCAATTGGCTGCCCGTCGTTTCTCATGGACTTGTTATTCGGATTCCCCATTGCTGCCTATGGATACGACATTGGTTTTATTCCCCGCTCGCGTAGCCGAGATCGCTCCGTCCGATATCCATCTGAATTACTTCCGGAGCGTGGCCGATGAGAAGAAAGCCATGCTTCGTATCGAACGAAGCCGTTTCTTCCCGGAACTATCGGTAGGATATGTGCGTCAGAAAATAGCCCCGTTGAGCGGTCTGGACTCTTGGATGGTCGGGATCTCGTTCCCGGTATTGTTCTTCCCGCAGCATAGCCGGGTAAGGCAAGCGAAGATCGATTCCTATATCGCCCGCACGGAAGCGGAGAGTAACATCCGTCAATTGAACAATAAGGTGGAGGAGTTGAGCGTCGCGCTTCGTAAGGAAGGAGAGCATATCCGCTATTATACGACCGGCGCTTTACCGGAAGCGGATGCTTTGTTGAAGAGCGCGACGGTACAGTTCAAAGAGAGCGAGACAGATATCACGCAGTTTGTTCAAAGCCTGAACGCCGCCCGGGAGATCCGGCGGGGATATATTGAGGCCGTATATGCCTATAATATATCGGCGCTTGAGTTGGAGTTGTATAGTAGATAACCAGAAAAATAGTATAAGATGAAAAAGATATGGATTCCTGCGGCTCTTATGGCATTGGCCGCATGCAGTATGACAAACAATGCGGAGAAAGGACAGGGCGATTCGCAAGACATAACTGCCCGGCCCGCTATTACTCAAGTAGCAGAAAACGTACCGTCCGAACCATCCGTGGATAGCGTAGAGGTGGATGGGATTTCCTCGGCTACGGCCCTTCCGAATCACTCCTCTTTCAACGGGATCATGGTAGTTCCCCCGCAGCGGCAGGCTACGGTTACATTGACGATGGGAGGCACGGTTCATGCTACTACGCTGCTTCCGGGCGATTATGTGAAGAAGGGCTCCGTGGTCGTCAGCTTGGAGAATCCGGATTTTATCACGTTGCAACAGACCTATTTGGATGCCCATGCCCAAACGGAATACTTAGAGGCTGAGTATAAAAGGCAACAGCGTTTGAGCGAGCAAGAAGCGGCCTCGCAAAAACGTTTCCAGCAAAGCAAGGCGGATTATCTTTCCATGAAGAGCCGTCAAGATGCCGCCGCCGCGCAACTCGCTATCCTAGGTGTCTCCGCCGGCGATCTTCTGGAAGACGGTATCCAACCTTATTTGGAGGTAAAAGCGCCATTAAGCGGTTATGTCGCCGGGCTGTCCATTAATCTCGGTAAATACGTGAACGCGGGCGAACCGATCTGTGATGTGATCGATAAAGGCGAGACTCTCCTTTGCCTGACCGCTTATGAGAAGGATTTAGCGGACTTATCCATTGGGAACCAAGTACAGTTCCGGGTGAATGGAATGGGGAAGGAGACCTTCCATGCGGTCTTGATCTCGATCGGACAGGAGGTGGACGAGACGAGCCGTTCCTTGGAAATGTACGCTCGGGTGAAAGAGACGAATCCCCGTTTTCGTCCCGGTATGTATGTTTCCGCACGGGTAGAGAAGAAATGACTATCTTTGCCTTCATGAAGAAAATGAATATAAAGAATAAATATGTGTTCTCGTTGGTCATCATATCGATCATGGTGGCCTTCTTGATCCATTTCCCGGAATTGGTGTCGTTGTTTGACGTTACCGGGCAGAACGCTCTTTTCCCGGATATGTCGGTATTGGATGTAGCGAATGAGGTCTTTTTCACCTTCGTGTCCCTCTTGCTGCTATTTGCGATGAACACGTATGTCTTTGGTTTCAATCGGCAGAAAGCGCGTATCTCTTGGCAGAAGGTCCTTCTCTCGTTCGTAATGACTTGGTGCGTGAATAATTTATTAGGAAAAGGTTTCGTGTTCTTGCACCATCAGTTTGATATTCCGGCGATCGACGCCTTGGTACATCATTATCTGCATCCGTTGAGGGATTTTATCATGTCGTGTGTCGTTACGGGGAGTTG from Parabacteroides distasonis ATCC 8503 includes these protein-coding regions:
- a CDS encoding PCMD domain-containing protein, producing the protein MGLSLRKKALFLAIACMPLSVVLADGDGVTSENVVPFAYGDMDNWIVREIHESGIIGGNTKWLYELGPSDTIVGNTAFRNMGGSPWATSNVMAKVAGVVKTNTSVFPEKRGDGMCARMETRYESVKVFGLVDIEVIAAGSVFLGTVHEPIKGTKNPQAMLQSGVPFSKKPKALRFDYKVKAAPEKNRVRSTGFSRKSTVAGQDSLAVILLLQKRWEDEEGNVYSKRVGTMVQRYTESTPDWVNDATYPILYGNITSKPEYKPYMRIQVEERYTLNSKGKSVPIQEVGWAEPGEAPTHMVLQFTSSHGGAYIGSPGNTFWIDNVELIY
- a CDS encoding sulfotransferase family protein, whose protein sequence is MGLLEFDKLPINTLVGADWDTFRKVTARQQIDKGFKGKYRLTTGVCRLLSALKPIEDSRFKKLADKPLEMDPLFILGHWRSGTTFVHNIFACDKHFGYTTTYQTVFPHLMLWGQPFFKKNMAFLMPDKRPTDNMELKVDLPQEEEFALSNMMPYTYYNFWFFPKRWMEYCDRYLLFNDITEEERRIFMDTFMRLVKVSLWNTNGTQYLSKNPPHTGRVKTLLEMFPNAKFIYLKRNPYTVFESTRSFFTNTIQPLRLQDITNEQIEANFIEVYRRLFYKYEEEKHLIPEGNLVEVKFEDFEKDAFAMTENIYGSLNLPGFKESKVDIEKYLGKKKGYKKNQYKYEDRTVRLVEENWGMALKEWGYSL
- a CDS encoding CusA/CzcA family heavy metal efflux RND transporter, which translates into the protein MFKAIVHFSIQKKLFVGLTTLFLLLGGIYAMMTLPIDAVPDITNNQVQIVTVSPTLAPQEVEQLITMPIEIAMSNIMNVEEIRSVSRFGLSLVTVVFKESVPTLDARQLINEQIQTVAGEIPTELGTPELMPITTGLGEIYQYVLSVEPGYEEKYDAMELRTIQDWIVKRQLSGIPGIVEINSFGGYLKQYEVAVDPDALYSLNITIGEVFEALNRNNQNTGGSYIEKINKAYYIRSEGMIGKIKDIERIVITNRGGIPIHISDVGSVRFGSAKRFGAMTKDGEGECVGGIAMMLKGANANVVTKELEARVERVQKMLPEGVRVEPYLNRSELVDRNISTVIRNLIEGALIVFIVLIIFLGNVRAGLIVASVIPLAMLFAFILMRVFGVSANLMSLGAIDFGIVVDGSIVILEGMLAHIYSRRLMGRTLSAEEMDREVEAGAGHVARSATFAVLIILIVFFPLLTLTGIEGKYFTPMAKTLVFCIIGALILSLTYVPMMASLFLKRTISSKPTFADRFFGKLNGVYRRTLHFCLRHIWGTIACSFAALAVSLFLFTRLGAEFIPTLDEGDFAMQMTLPAGSSLTHSIELSKQAEETLMKSFPEIKHVVAKIGTAEVPTDPMAVEDADIMIVMKPFKEWTSASSRAEMVEKMKASLEPITGAEFNFSQPIQLRFNELMTGAKADIAIKLYGEDMAELYKKAKEASLFVEQVPGAADVIVEQAMGLPQLVVHYDRAKIARYGMNIEELNTIIRTAYAGEAAGVVFENERRFDLVLRLDNDKVADLNLDKLFVRTAEGIQIPVSEVATIELVNGPLQINRDATKRRIVIGVNVRDADIQKVVRTIQETLDKHIKLEPGYYFEYGGQFENLRNAIDTLTIVIPVALSLILLLLFFAFKSVTYSLVVFSTVPLSLIGGILALWLRGLPFSISAGVGFIALFGVAVLNGILMINHFNNLRKQTKYQMTTNRILAKGCPHLLRPVFLTGLVASLGFVPMAIAKSAGAEVQRPLATVVIGGLIVSTILTLIIIPVFYRLVNSSAAWKRQHWLKRLLPFLLFLGILFPTHAQQTVSLEEAVTIALENHPRLKTATASIERSRASRGESWEVSPTTFNYSWGQINGETRNDNQMEITQSLGSLLTPFYKNALVNRQVATGEYYRDLVKKEITAEVKRAWAYYQYAFHLCALYKEQIEWAGRLRKASQLRYEQGDITLLERNMSSTLVADLQTRLSQAEEELQLAARRFSWTCYSDSPLLPMDTTLVLFPARVAEIAPSDIHLNYFRSVADEKKAMLRIERSRFFPELSVGYVRQKIAPLSGLDSWMVGISFPVLFFPQHSRVRQAKIDSYIARTEAESNIRQLNNKVEELSVALRKEGEHIRYYTTGALPEADALLKSATVQFKESETDITQFVQSLNAAREIRRGYIEAVYAYNISALELELYSR
- the dapA gene encoding 4-hydroxy-tetrahydrodipicolinate synthase translates to MADINLKGMGVALITPFKEDESVDYEALGKLVDYQVQNGTDYLVVLGTTAETPTLTEEEKKNIISLVVTRVRGRIPIVLGVGGNCTRSVVEKLKTDNFEGIDAILSVVPYYNKPSQEGIYQHYKAIANATHLPIVLYNVPGRTGVNMTAETTLRIAREFDNVIAVKEASGNITQMDDIIKNKPARFNVISGDDGITFPLMTLGAVGVISVIGNAFPREFSRMVRLALAGDYDSARTIHHSFTELFSLLFVDGNPAGAKSMLNMMGFIENKLRLPLVPTRIVTYEKIREVLRQLSIKC
- the ligA gene encoding NAD-dependent DNA ligase LigA; translated protein: MVEAKIKALRDELERHNYNYYVLSAPTISDFEFDKMMKELQELEAAHPEFADPDSPTRRVGSDLSKEFEQVVHKYPMLSLGNTYSEDEIRDFYDRTVRSLNEPFEIVAELKYDGTSISLTYEKGRLTRAVTRGDGTRGDDVTANIKTIRSVPLRLRGSDFPEEFEIRGEVLLPWAEFDRLNKEREEQEEPLFANPRNAASGTLKQQNPAIVASRKLDAYFYYLLGENLPAEGHYENLQAARAWGFKIPDVIRKCQSLQDIFDYIAYWDVERKNLPVATDGIVLKVNSLRQQRNLGFTSKSPRWAIAYKFQAERAETRLNSVSFQVGRTGTVTPVANLEPVLLAGTVVKRASLHNADIIEGLDLHIGDQVYVEKGGEIIPKIVGVNVEARSMLMGDKVRFIRVCPECGTPLVRPEGEAAHYCPNESGCPPQIKGRIEHFVTRKAMNINIGPETVEDLYNAGYVKDSADLYTLTVADLLRLERWAEKSAQNLMSSLEESKQVPFERVLFGLGIRFVGETVAKRLVSAFHSIEALEQASLEDLVAVDEIGERIAQSVLSYFSDEKNRTLVNRLKEQGLRMAVSEEQLANRSEKLKGLTIVISGTFSKHSRDEYKAMIEQHGGKNSGSVSGKTDYILAGENMGPAKLEKAAKLGVKIINEDAFLNMLE
- a CDS encoding DUF6913 domain-containing protein, whose amino-acid sequence is MFTNYFIKKKIQALVSDAGGRPHRSLSLDEARSLLVLYNIEDHEDVMRALEPLRKAKKDIKTCVYVPSGGADIPFDDSNIPVHSKSDLNAWGFPSDSVLEKVGALKADILIDITRPGCYALQYIALRHPSAFKVGIKYPGQEWYDLGLTVTDKDDIQYLFGQILFYLRSIRAK